Below is a window of Aerosakkonema funiforme FACHB-1375 DNA.
GCATAGCTATTTCCGACACTAATGCTTCGGTAAAATCCCGCTTTGCAAAAAGCTAATTCCAGTCTGGAATATCAGCTTTTAAGACAACAACTCGGACAATTTCTGTTTGGCAAAAATGAAATAAAAAAACGTGCTGAAATGTTGAGCGGAAGTGAGTTAGCTAGATTGGCGATCGCTACAATCACAGCCTATGGTTTATCTTCCAGATGAAACAGCAGAATTTTATCAAGAGTTACTGAAGTAGCGATCGCACCCAAAAAACCCCATGTCTGCGGCGTTCAAGACCGAGATTTCCCAAACCAGATCCTAAGATATCGCGTTTTTTTACAGTCTGACTTGATAACTTCGTCCCAAAACCGTTACGCGATCGCCTGTAACTAATTGTCGTCCCCGTCTAATCTCAGTCTCGCCGTTGACCTGTACATGACCATCTTGAATCAGCAGCTTAGCTTGTCCGCCAGTTGGCGCTACACCGATGAACTTTAAATACTGGTCGAGCTTTATCGTGTCAGTTTTCGTCATAAATCCATAATGTACGGTATGGTATTTGTCTTTCACATTAATTATGGCAAAGTTTAACAACGCACAGCGATAAGCGTAACAGTAAAATAATAGACATCTCTAAAAAATCTTGTAGGGTAGGCATCCTGCCTGCCCTTTGAGATTCTTTTCTGAAGATATCTAATAGTGTCCCCAGTCAAACTGCTACATATGTCTTCTTCACCCCAGCTACTCACCGATCCATTTTTGCAACTTCCCACCGCAACAGGAGTGCGAGTTGTTTGGTTTACCGAATTTGCAGGTTCTCGCCATATCGTTACCTACGGTGAGGACTTAAATTTTACTGCTGTCGCGACTACCATCAAGCTTAGTCGCACGCGGGAAGATGAGCGATCGAAAGTAGGAAAACAAAGGAGAGAAGGCGAAATATATGAAAAGATTGCCATTCGCCACATCTGGCGACACGAAGCAGAAGTCACCGGATTAACTCCTCTTAAACGAATTCCTTATCGCGTTACCAGTGTGCGAGAAGATGGTGAAAGTGTCAGTAGCGATGTATTCACCCTCGCGGCTTCACCACCGGCGGGAATGCCTCTGAAAATTTTACTAACATCCGACCATCAGTTGATGCCGATGACACCTGCCAACTTGCAAAAAGTAGCAGAAACAGTGCAGCGAGTTGATGCAGTTTTCTTCGTTGGCGATTTGGTCAATGTTCCCGATCGCGCTTCGGAATGGTTTGACGATAATCGTGGAGTTGCCTTTTTCCCCTGTCTGCAAGGTCGTGCCAATGGCGAAATTACCAAAAACGGTATTACCACAGTTTACACTGGCGGTCAACTAATACAACACGCGCCGATTTTTCCCGCGCTTGGCAATCACGAAGTTATGGGTCGTTTCTCAATGCTAACTGAATTGAAGTCTCAGTTTAGCAATCCATTTCCTCTCACTGTATCCGAGCAAATTTACGACAAAAATGCACAAGCACTCAACCCAAATAACGACCCAGAGATGCGGCGAACTTGGCTGAAAAATCATTCTTTTAATACAGATACATACGAAGAAATTTTTACTCTTCCTTCTACATCGCCGGGTGGGAAAAGATATTATGCTGTTACCTTGGGAGATGTACGTTTAGTAGTGCCGTTCATTGCTTGTGTTTGGCGAATTCCCAGCCTGGGAGAAAATGCCAAGGGAAAATATAGAGAACGCGAACAAGATTTCGACAAACCGATGGAGTGGGGATACGGACAGCACATCTTTGAACCGATTAAAAAAGGCAGCACTCAATATAATTGGTTAGTGCAAGAACTCAACAGTCCTGAATTTAAAAATGCCAAATACAAAATCGTGATGTTCCATCATCCGGCGCATACGCTGGGTGAAAATATTGTTCCCGCTTTTACCGACCCGGTACAAAAAATTGAGCGAAATCTTGATGGCAAGATCCAATCTATTCGATACGAGTATCCTCAGCACGAAGATTACATCATTCGCGATGTTTTACCGCTGCTAGAAAGTGCTGGGGTGCAGTTGGTTTTCTTTGGACATTCTCATTTGTGGAATCGGTTTGTCAGCGACAGCGGAATGCACTTTTTAGAAAGTTCAAATGTGGGTAATTCTTACGGTGCTTTTATTGGCGAGGAACGACGAAATAATATCCCGATCGGCTATCAAGAAGAGTATGTTGCAACTGGCGATCCAAACAAACTCGACCCGATCGTACCGACAATAGCTCCATTGATAGATGAAAACGCTCACTCGCTGCCTTACGTTGCCAGTAACGATATCACAGTTTTCACTATTTTGGATACGGCAACTGCTACGGTAAGCAGTTATCGCTTCGATACGACAAAAGGAGGAGAAGTTATCAAATTTGATGAGTTTAAATTGAAAGAGTCAAAAATTTAATACTTGAAAACAGTGAGAGTGGTATTGTCAAATAAATAAGCAATTACTTTGGCAATTCCCATGAAATCACTCCATCGTCCTGACTTATATGCGTGGTCATCTTTCGATAGCGATCGCAATGTCGATTTCAACAGCGTTGCGTGGATTCGTCCTGAAGGTAACATCCTTATAGATGCCTTACCTTTATCCAATCATGACCGAGAACATCTCAACTCTTTGGGTGGCGCAGCTTGGATAATTATCACCAATTCCGATCATATCCGCGATAGCAAAGATATCGCACAACTCACTGGTGCAAAAATAGCAGCGCCATCAGCGGAACAAGAAACTTTTCCTATTCCCGTAGATCGCTGGCTATCTGACGGTGAAGAATTAGTACCGGGATTGAAAGTTATTGAAATGCAAGGATCGAAAACTCCGGGTGAATTAGCTTTAATTTTAGAAGAAACAACTTTAATTACCGGAGACTTAATCCGCGCACACAAAGCAGGTAGCTTAATGATTTTACCCGATGCCAAACTCAAAAACCGCGCAGAAGCTGTGGCGTCAGTGCGTAAATTGGCTGACTTCAGCAAAATCGAAACTGTGCTGATAGGAGATGGCTGGTCAGTTTTCCACAATGGATATCAGCAGTTACAAGAACTCGCAGCTGCACTTTGATTAATTAGTTAGGACTTACGCAAAGAAACCGGGTTTCTTAAAAAAATCGTTGCTTTCTCAACTAGATATCGACGAAGAAACCCGGTTTCTGGCTTCCTTACTTCATTTAATCGAAACTTGCAACGTGTAACTTCCATTCCCTCGCGTTGTACCAATGACAACCCGGTAATCCCCCGTTGCAGGTAATTCGCCGCTAAAGCTAGTCGCTTCTTCTGTAAGCTTTGTGCCATTAGGAGCGACAACATCAAAAACAACGTTTGCTTCCACAGATGAGATGCTAACATTCATTGTCTGACCTGCACGAGCCCCAAGCAGATAAGTATCTGTAGTACCTCGAACTACGGCATCTTTTACAGTCGTTGAGTTTCTACCTCGCGCAAACTGAAGTCGTCGCGTGCGACTTTGTTGTGCAATTAAAAATGGTCGGTCAGCTGTTGTCCTTTCCTGTATTGTGGATACGACGTTTGTAGCTATAGCTTTTAGGTTGGGTGTTACGAATAAAGATGTACTAACCGCAACCAATGCTAACTTTAAGACTTGTTGGCTATTCCATTTCATTTTAGCAAATTCCGTAATTGCACTTAAATTTTAGTATACATCTACACTTGTATATTTGCTGTTAAATTTTAGATTTTTTTAATTTTATATGTAAGCTCTAGAGCAACATACTTTCAAACTCGTTATCATTCTTAATATTAGTAGCTTCTCGATCGAGTTTGGTATATTGATGATTATGCGATCGCTCGTTGTCCGATACGCGATCGCAGAGTCTAGATTGATACATCCCCAAGAGCGAATACAGCCAAATTAAAAGCAGTCAAAAATTCAGCGATCGCATCCTATCCTTCGTATTCGCTGTCAATCTCCACATCAAGAGTATCTTCATCCACCCGCACGTACAAAATATTAGGGTGACAGCAAACTTGGCAATCCTCAACATAGGACTGTTGAGCGCCGACACTCAAGTCAACAAAAGTCAGATTGTTTTCGCCACAATAAGCACAATAGTATTCAGCTGTTGTTTCCATCTTAAAAAAAGCGCTCTAAAATTTACCAATCAAAAAAAGCTAGGTGAACAAATAGAAAAATTTCGCTCTTCGCTTCATAATTAACCACCATCACCTAGCTCTTTTTTTGCTCGCATTCTCGTTTAGTTACTTCGTGCCGATAGCGAAACATATCCTTCAATCGCTGGTCAACCCACCAAGCTAAAACCATTTCGACAATCCATCCTCCAGGTAATCCGAATTCAATTGCATCAGTCAGCCTAGTTTTACCATTTTCATTGGCAAACTCGTGTCGATGCACCCAGTACTCCATTGGCCCCGCAATTTGTTTATCGGTAAATAGTCTGTACCTCTCGCATTCAGTGTGGCGTGCTATCCACCGCACCGGAAATGACCCTAAAACAATGCGAAATTCCGAGATAGCACCCACCTCCAGTCCACCTTCGCGGCGAATCACTTCTACAGGTTGCCAGGGTGGTGTGAGAACTTGCAGAATATCCCGTCTTTCGTGAAAGTTCCAGACAGCTTCCACCGACGCATCGATGAGTGAGGAGTGTTTGAAGTGCAGCATAATGGCAAATAGCTTTTGCAGCTTTAGCTACAAAAGCTAGATTATCATATTTGACGAGAAAAAATCACGAATCAATTACCCGGATAACTTTTTCGACGATCTGTCTGCCATTTGGCAACTTGATAGTCAACTGATTCCTGTTCATGTCCAGAGTGTAAGTGTAGCGACCGTTCCTGGCGACATATACATTTCTCCTGGGAGAAGAAACGCGCAGAAGGATGCTACCATTTCCATTTTTGGAATGACCAACGTAATAAGTACCATTTCCAGTGTAACAAATGCCTGCGTAATAATTGCGAGTTTCCGCAGTGAAACCTTCGGCAATATCGTTTAAGCAATCATTAGGTGCAGCTGCCAATACCATTGCGCGATCGCCATAAACACCGGAGTCACTTGCACCAAGCTGTGCAGCTTTTGCTGAAGGATTCAAAAATAAAAGGGCTCCCACACCCACCAGCATCACTTTCAATGCTTGTTTGCTATTAAATTTAGAATTTGCGAATGCCATAATTAAACCTGCCTGTGAAGATGAAACTATTGTTTGCTTATATTCCTAGCGCCCCAATTTGTATGAGCGTTAATCTATGCAATTGTCTGTTACTATATCCTCCAATTCAAGCCAAAGGTTTTCCGTAAAAATTCGGATGTAAATAATACCTATTTTGCTGCTACCATTTAGCTATAAAATTTACCACTTATAGGGTGAGGCGCTTTTAAAAATTGTGTGATAAGCTAGACGTTAAGTAATTTTTAGATCGTCAATATGAAAAACCCGCTTTCTATCAGAAAACGGGTTATAATACTACCGAATGTTAATTTATTCTCGCTCTCTTACCAGGGAAAAACTACTACATTATCTTCTCCAAGTTGCCGGTTCTCTGCGAACTACTCGACCATTTTGAGAAACTATTAGCTCATTCCGAGTAAGGGTATAACGAGTATTTCTATTAACAGCTACAAATCGGTCTCTAGTGTAGCTTTGCAACGGCAGAGAAATACTACCTGTAGTTCCATTTTTGGCAACGCCGACGTAAGTATTTGGTAGGTCGCCTCCACAAATATATACCAGAAAGTTTCTGGTTTCCGCAGCGACGAACAAACTACCACCGCTGTTTTGCGGACAAACTGCCGCTTGCGCTATTTCGATGCTCTGAGAGTTCGATAAACTTGTGGGTGCTTGTATGTTATCTTTGGAACCATTAAAGCTAACAGCTTCTGCCAACGGTGCTAAGCATAAAGACGCACCGATCGCGATCGCAAACAACTGCAATGCTTGTGGATAAAGCTGTTGAGAATTTCTGACTTTCACGGGTTAATTTACTCCAAGATAGTATATGTCTAGCAATGGCTGTCCTGAGTTGATTTCACCTATCTAAGCTAGCTTGATGTTGTATCTACTTACAGATCAACACATCCTTTATTCCTGTAGTTCACCCATTGAAGGTATTTTGCCAAAAAGCCTGTTGTCTGTGGCTTTTCCATCCAAGCAAAGAAGAGGAGGTCATCAGGCATAGAGCGAAGGATACCTCATCCGCTCTTATTACCCCTCTTCTGCCATTATCGCGCAAAAATGCCGTATTAGCTAAAATAAGCTAGTTGCCGCAGCTAAATGCTTTTGCAGCGTTGCCTGGGGAAGTGGCCCTTGCAAGTGAGTCCAAGGCAATACTTTCTCAATTGACCAGTTAGCGCCGACGTAGTAATCCATATCCGGTTGCTTTCCTTTCAGTTCTTTAAACGCACGTCGATAACTACCCAGAGAATCGCCATAGTGCCGCGTTAATTCTAACAAATGAGATAAGCGGCGATCGCCCCTCGATAGCAACGCCTGAATCAGCGAATCCTTATAACTTTCCGGTCGAAACTCTATCCCTTGCGGTTTCAGTTGTTTCTCCAAAAATTTTAACCGCTTTTCTGCTTCCGGATTTACCCCAAACCACTGAAACGGCGTATGCGCTTTCGGCACAAACGTACTGCATCCCAGCGTCAAACGCAAACCGGGGGTAGCTTTTTTGATTTCCCGCATCATCGTCACAGTTGCATCTAAATCAGCAGGTTCTTCACCCGGAATACCCACCATTCCGTAAAGTTTGATTCCCTTCAATCCACCAGTTTTGGCATTCACCGCCGCTTGGATAATCTCATCATTGTGCAACTTTTTGTTGATGATTTGCCGCAATCTTTCCGAACCGCTTTCTACAGCAATTGTAATCGAACGAGTATCGCGTTTTGCCAAAGTTTCTGCTAACTTTTGAGTTACGGTATTTGTCCGCACGGAAGCGATACTGAGACGAACGCGATCGAACTTGGATTGACTGAGGTAATCCAACAAATTTTCAAATTCTGGATGTTGCGTTACAGACGCACCCAGCAATCCCAATCTATCCGTTACTGCCAAACCGCGATCGATCGCCGGAATCAGCGAATCTGACAAACTTGCCGTCCGAAAAGGCAATGTTAGATAACTTGCCAAACAGAAGCGACACATTTCCGGACAACTGCGTACTACCTCCACCATGTAGATATTTTCCCAAGCAGCTTTCTCCGTAACTACAGTTGAAGCAGACAAAGTATTGCTGCGGTAAGTCTGTTTTTCTACAGTCTTCGGAATTTCTGTATCTATTGGTTGAATAGATGCGATCGCACCAGTAGCATCCTCATAACTCACTGCGTATAAACTGGGAACATAGATACCGGGAACTTGTGCCAACCGTCGCAGTTGAGTTTGCCGATCTGCATTGCGAACTTCTTTGTATGCTTCAATAAAATTGCCCAGCAAAATTTCCCCATCGCCCAACAAAATAATATCGAAAAATTCCGCAAATGGTTCTGGGTTGGCAGTCAGCACCGGGCCGCCACCAAATATTAACGGATCTTCGTTGCCGCGCACAAGCGATCGCAGCGGAATTTCTAGCAATTCCAACAAACTCAGGATATTTACATAATCCAATTCCCAAGATAGAGAAAAACCCACTAACTCAGCATTTCTGGGCAACCGTTCGCGAGTATCCGTAAATAGGCGACTTACCTCAACATCCGAACGCATTGCCAAAGTTGCCCAGATAATTTGATACCCCAGACTGGCGATCCCAACACTGTACTCATTAGGAAAGGCAAAAATAGTAGGTATGGCATCGCTGTTAGGCGTCGCTGGAGTGAATAGAAGGCGTTCGGCAGCAAATAAATTGATTGTCACAAGTTAATTCTAGCCTTAGAAGGTGGTGAACTTTGCCAGTCTGACCGGAATTTTGGCTAACTCGATTGTAACTAAGGACTTTACGGCAATCTAAGCTCGACTTTAGCCATCAAAATTCACCCTATT
It encodes the following:
- a CDS encoding B12-binding domain-containing radical SAM protein; the protein is MTINLFAAERLLFTPATPNSDAIPTIFAFPNEYSVGIASLGYQIIWATLAMRSDVEVSRLFTDTRERLPRNAELVGFSLSWELDYVNILSLLELLEIPLRSLVRGNEDPLIFGGGPVLTANPEPFAEFFDIILLGDGEILLGNFIEAYKEVRNADRQTQLRRLAQVPGIYVPSLYAVSYEDATGAIASIQPIDTEIPKTVEKQTYRSNTLSASTVVTEKAAWENIYMVEVVRSCPEMCRFCLASYLTLPFRTASLSDSLIPAIDRGLAVTDRLGLLGASVTQHPEFENLLDYLSQSKFDRVRLSIASVRTNTVTQKLAETLAKRDTRSITIAVESGSERLRQIINKKLHNDEIIQAAVNAKTGGLKGIKLYGMVGIPGEEPADLDATVTMMREIKKATPGLRLTLGCSTFVPKAHTPFQWFGVNPEAEKRLKFLEKQLKPQGIEFRPESYKDSLIQALLSRGDRRLSHLLELTRHYGDSLGSYRRAFKELKGKQPDMDYYVGANWSIEKVLPWTHLQGPLPQATLQKHLAAATSLF
- a CDS encoding RNA-binding S4 domain-containing protein, coding for MTKTDTIKLDQYLKFIGVAPTGGQAKLLIQDGHVQVNGETEIRRGRQLVTGDRVTVLGRSYQVRL
- a CDS encoding metallophosphoesterase family protein, encoding MSSSPQLLTDPFLQLPTATGVRVVWFTEFAGSRHIVTYGEDLNFTAVATTIKLSRTREDERSKVGKQRREGEIYEKIAIRHIWRHEAEVTGLTPLKRIPYRVTSVREDGESVSSDVFTLAASPPAGMPLKILLTSDHQLMPMTPANLQKVAETVQRVDAVFFVGDLVNVPDRASEWFDDNRGVAFFPCLQGRANGEITKNGITTVYTGGQLIQHAPIFPALGNHEVMGRFSMLTELKSQFSNPFPLTVSEQIYDKNAQALNPNNDPEMRRTWLKNHSFNTDTYEEIFTLPSTSPGGKRYYAVTLGDVRLVVPFIACVWRIPSLGENAKGKYREREQDFDKPMEWGYGQHIFEPIKKGSTQYNWLVQELNSPEFKNAKYKIVMFHHPAHTLGENIVPAFTDPVQKIERNLDGKIQSIRYEYPQHEDYIIRDVLPLLESAGVQLVFFGHSHLWNRFVSDSGMHFLESSNVGNSYGAFIGEERRNNIPIGYQEEYVATGDPNKLDPIVPTIAPLIDENAHSLPYVASNDITVFTILDTATATVSSYRFDTTKGGEVIKFDEFKLKESKI
- a CDS encoding SRPBCC family protein → MLHFKHSSLIDASVEAVWNFHERRDILQVLTPPWQPVEVIRREGGLEVGAISEFRIVLGSFPVRWIARHTECERYRLFTDKQIAGPMEYWVHRHEFANENGKTRLTDAIEFGLPGGWIVEMVLAWWVDQRLKDMFRYRHEVTKRECEQKKS
- a CDS encoding MBL fold metallo-hydrolase codes for the protein MKSLHRPDLYAWSSFDSDRNVDFNSVAWIRPEGNILIDALPLSNHDREHLNSLGGAAWIIITNSDHIRDSKDIAQLTGAKIAAPSAEQETFPIPVDRWLSDGEELVPGLKVIEMQGSKTPGELALILEETTLITGDLIRAHKAGSLMILPDAKLKNRAEAVASVRKLADFSKIETVLIGDGWSVFHNGYQQLQELAAAL
- a CDS encoding CPXCG motif-containing cysteine-rich protein, with amino-acid sequence METTAEYYCAYCGENNLTFVDLSVGAQQSYVEDCQVCCHPNILYVRVDEDTLDVEIDSEYEG